The Neorhodopirellula lusitana DNA window CGGGGAAATCCCGACCGGGACATTCCGCTACCTGCTGCTCCATCCTGTGCGGCGGACCGCACCGTGCTTGGTAAAGCAATGGCAGCCCGTAACGGCGACAAGTTCCGCGAGCTCTGGGGTGGAAGCTCCCGCGAGTTCAAGGGGAACCAAAGCCAAGCGGATCTCAGCCTGTGTCGCCTTCTGGCATTCTGGTGCGGACCATGCGTGGAACAGATCGACCGCCTGTTTCGCAGCAGCGGTCTGTTTCGGTCCAAGTGGGATGAGAGACACTTCAGCAGCGGGGCGACGTATGGAACGGAAACGATCCAACGAGCTATCGCAGCCCAGGACAACACCTTCTACCGGTGGCAGCGTCTTCCCAACCACGATCCGAAAAACGAATGAGAGCATTTGTGATGAATCAACCAGTATCGTCCCGCGACGAAAGCTCATTGGAAATCACGAACGGTCGCGAAGCCGATGGCAAGCCGTCTAAGGGGTTTCGGATTGTTCATGTTGCCGTTCCTGATCAGGTCTTCCAGCATGCCAAAGTCCAGGCCTTGCTGGCCGGTAAAACTTGGAGCGAATTCATAACCGACACGTTGAGGAATTCTGCCGCCAATCGCTAGCCTTCATTTCTCACGCTACACCAGGTGGATGAATTCTCTGCACATCAGATTCGAGTCTCACGTTACAGGCTTGGATTGTTTGGTCTCTTGAGTGAGCTTGCGGAAGCTGTGGTGATCTTATCCTGAATCGGCAACTGGTCTTTAGGTTCCCTGTGATCCGAACGAGAAGAGGAATCTTGTGATCGGTAAATGAAGAAGCAGATGAATCACTTGATTCAGCAACAATCTTCTTCATGAGAAATATAATGAACTACGAAACGCAGACACAATCAGCGGGCTCGAAAGCCGCTAAATCGCCCGCAGCTCCGATTGCATGGATGGGGGGGAAGAGCCTGCTTGCGAATTGGATCTTAGATTACTTTCCAGATCACAGAACCTATGTCGAGCCATACGGTGGGATGGCAAACGTTTTGCTGAAGAAGCAACCCTGTGAGATCGAGGTCTACAATGACCTCGACTTCCGACTGGTAAACCTGTTTCGAGTGATTCGTAATCCCGCGGAACTTCAGGTGCTTCAACAAATGTGCGAGCTTACCCCGTACAGCCGAAAGGAGTTCGAATCTCTTGTTCAACAAGAGGAGCCAAGCGATCCCGTTCAGCGAGCTTACTGGTTTTTTGTCCGATGCAGGCAAGCCCGAGGCGGCTTGGGGAGTCAAGCACTCACTCCAAGTGCCTGGGCTACGAGCAAGCGTGCAAGACGTCAAATGCCTGAGCCAGTATCAAAATATCTTTCCGCAGTCGACGGCCTTCCAGAGGTTGCAGATCGCTTTCGAACCGTCGTCGTTGAGTCGCTTCCAGCTCTCGAGATTTTTAAGAAGTACGATGCTGATGACTCCCTGTTTTACTGCGATCCGCCATATCCACATAGCACCTTGGCAAATCAAAAGCAGCCACTTTACGGGTGCACAATGAGTGACGCTGACCATTTGGAGTTTTTGATCACGATCAAGGCACTCAAAGCGAAGGTGATCGTCAGTGGCTATTCAACTCCTGCTTATGACCGGGAGCTTTCCAGCTGGAGGAAAAGAGAGAGATCGACACACGTGCAATTCTCCAACTCTGGAGGAAGTCGAAGCGAGGCACTTTGGATGAACTTCTAACCAGGAGACGCTTCTCATGCCGGTAACGCAATTGCATCCTCCGAATTTAGAGAATCATCTGACTTGCAGGTGTGGATTGCTTTGGTTGTACGGTTTCAATCCACTTGGTGGGAAAACCTTTGTTCGGCGATGTTGCTGGAACACATCACCAAAACGAACTAGCCAAAATTCGAAGACCTTTTCATAACGACTAAGAACAAAGAGAGAGATATTTTGAACAACGCATTGAATCCAATTGAACCCGACCAAACCATTTCACTGAGTGAAAAGTACAAAGACGTTCTAGCAAAGCTAGACGAAGGTTTTCGAAGTCCAGACATGACACCACCATCGAAGATCAATGCCAAAGACATTCCCGCGAAGCTTCGGGAATGCAATCAATGGGTATGCTGGAAGTCAAATCCTGCGACGGATGGGGATACAAACTCTATCGCACCGATTAATCCCCGCACGCTGCGTAATGCAAGTGTCACCGATAGATCGACTTGGTCATCTTTCCAAGAAGCTTTTGATACCTACCAGTCCAACTCGGACAGTCTGGCGGGAGTCGGCTTTATCTTATCTGACGACGATCCCTTCGTAGAAGTGCGTGTTTCTAACTGTCGCAATCCGAAAAGCGGCAACTTCTCGATGCTCGGGTGGTTGGTCCTGGATCAGCTAGGCACCTACTCCGAACTGTCTCATTCCGCTACCGACATTAAATTCGTCGGAGTAATGGACGCGAAGTTCCGAAACGGTCGGCTCGCATATCCAGAGAATGAGATCGAAATCAATTATTCAGCACGGTGCTTTTGCATCACAGGATGGACGATATCCGGCGGCCGGGACGTTCGAGACATTACGGAGGCACTACTGTGGATCCAAGACATCTACTTTGATTTGGACCCCAACGATTCGTCGTATGCAAAACCTTCTCCTCTGGACGTTGCACCAGACGAAGACGTTGTGGAGAAGGCTTGCTCTGCCGCGAATGGTGATAGGTTCTGGGAACTCTTCTGCGGCGGCATCTACGACAGACATTTTGATGACAACGGGGCGGACATACCATTCTGCAGACTATTAGCATTCTGGTGTGGTCCAAATCGTGACCAAATTGATCGTATAGTCAGACGCAGTGGGCTCTTTCGACCAAAATGGGATGAAAGAGACCTAATTGCCGGGACTACGTATGGAGATGTGACAATTGGGCACGCGATCGCTGCTCAGCAACCGACGTTCTTCCACTGGCCAGACAATCGTCCCAAGCCAACCTAACCCTCGGTAAAACCATGTCAATGAATCAAGGTCAAAGAAGCGACTCTGTCAGCAGCAATCCCACCCCCGCAACAGGAAGATTACCTGGAGGAAAAACTGCTGCTGGCTATCGTGTCGTCCATGTTGCCGTTCCTGAGCCTGTATTCAACCACGCGAAAGCACAGGCTTTCCTCGCCGGCAAGACCTGGACTGAGCACATCACCGACCTGCTTGAAGGTTCAGCGAAGTGACGGTCTTACACGCGAAAACAAAGTAAAGTGAGTTTTGCAATGGGCAAAGATGTCAAAATCGAATCCCACATTCCTGACTTCAATGACCTGGCATCTGAAGTCGAAGCACGAGCAACGGCAACGATTGCTAACGGAGAATACCGATGCATCTTCCTGAATCCAATCGCTACGGTCCTTGCCGATGAACCAACACCAGCATTCTTTCGAGCCGTTCGGCAACAGCAGAGACGTTGGTTCAAGCAGGCTGATCACGTGTTCCCTCGCAGCCTACGAAGATCGGTTCGCGAGTACATAGCCGATAGCGGCAGGATGTCCAGAACAGACCGCTTCCTACATCGGGCCAGATGCTGGACTGGCGTTCTGTATCAGGATGGTTGGTTAATACAACCGGATCGTTGGAAAGAGATTGAACTTCCCTGCAATTCTGACATGATTGCTCAGGCAAGATCAGCTAGCTCGCTGCGTTGATTGCTGACTCGACAGAGTCAAGAGTCTTCTTATCCATCTCAGCCAGCTTCCTGAATAACTCCGGCCGCTGACGGATTTTTTCCCGAATGCCGGCAGAGACCTTGTCTGCCAGCAGCAACTCATCTTCGTCGGCATTCAGAGCTTCGGCCGGTTTGTGGATGAACTTCTCGGACGGGTAATCGCCGAAATGCAAGCGATCATTCTCGACTTTGCAGACGCAAGACGTGTTGACGTCAAGCTGCTCCGCCAGCACGCATTGAGTCAGTTGATTTCGCTGCCTGGCTGACGCAATCTCTAACCGAACTGCCCCCCCCCCTCATTGTGAGCATAACAGCAGCGTTGTAAGCTGTGAGCACAATTTGGTCAGTTTACGGCCACCTCGTCGACCGTATGCAACCAGCAGGGCATTTTCGGAAGTGGCTTCTCGGAGAAATATCGAAGATTATAGCGAACGCGATGTTTGCACCAAGTTAATCACACCAGCGATCCTTGCGGCCGGCTGGGATCAAGATCAATTTCGCGAAGAAGTCAAACTGACCGCTGGGCGAGTGGTCGTCCGCGGGAATAAAGCGACTCGCTTAACCGGGCGCGACGAAGAAGGCGGTCCCAAGTTCGCCGATTACGTGTTGTACGCCAACCTGCAAACTCCCCTTGGCATCATCGAAGCCAAGAAGAACAAGTACCCGGTCGGGCATGGGATGCAGCAAGGCTTGGGATACGCCGAACGGCTTGACGTGCCATTCGCGTTCAGCAGCAATGGCGATGGCTTTCTGATGCACGATCGAACCGGCCTGGGTAATGTGACCGAGAAATATCTCTCGATGGCGGAGTTCCCCACCTACGAAGATCTATGGAAACGCTATCGCCAGTGGAAAGGTTGGGACACCGACGAATCGCTATCACTGATCCAGCAACCCAATCACGACGACGGCAGCGGACGCGAGCCTCGTTACTACCAGCAGGTCGCCATCAACCGAGCCATCGAAGCCGTCGCGAAAGGTAGCGACCGAATGATGTTGGTCATGGCCACCGGCACCGGCAAGACCTACACCGCGTTCCAAATCATTTGGCGTTTGTGGAAAGCCAAAGCGAAGAAGCGAATCCTATTCCTCGCTGATCGCAACATCCTGGTCGATCAAACCATGCTGCAAGACTTCGCCCCGTTCGGCGACGTCATGCACAAGATCCAAAACCGCGAGGCCAAGAAGAACTACGAAATCTATCTCTCGCTGTATCAGGCAGTCACAGGCAACGATGAAGCCAAACAGATCTTCCGCCAGTTTCCGCCAGACTTCTTCGACCTGATCATCGTCGACGAATGTCACCGTGGCAGTGCCAACGAAGACTCCGCTTGGCGAACGATTCTTGAATACTTCGAATCGGCAACCCAGATCGGATTGACCGCGACACCGAAGGAGAAAGCCGCCAAGGAAGACAGTGAAGGAAGGCGGCAGATCCACGACCCCGAGTTTAACTACAAATACTTCGGGGAGCCGATCTACACGTACTCGCTCAAACAGGGCATCGAAGATGGATATCTGGCACCCTACAAAGTCATCCGCATCGTCAGCGATGTTGATGCAGTGGGTTTTCGTCCGACGCCGGGCCAAACTGATCGCGCCGGTCAAGTCATCGAGGATCGCGAGTATTTCTCGGGCGACTTTGACCGGCAAATGATTTTGACCAGGCGAACGGAGTTCGTGGCGTCAAAGGTCTGGCGTTATTTGCAGGCCACCGACCCGATGTCCAAGACGATTGTCTTCTGTGACGACCAGCCACACGCCGAACGGATGCGACAAGCTCTGGTCAACTTGATCCCCGAAGCCGCGTCGAACCGTCGCTACGTCGTTCGCATCACCGGCGACGATCGCGAAGGCAAAGGTCAACTCGGTTACTTCATCGACCCCGACGAACCGTATCCCGTCATCGCGACAACCAGCAAATTGTTGACCACCGGTGTCGATGCGAAGACCTGCAAACTGATCGTCCTGGACCAAACCATCAACTCGATGACCGAGTTCAAGCAGATCATCGGCAGAGGAACTCGCATCAACGAGGACCACGACAAGCTGTTCTTCACGATCATGGACTTCAAAGGGGCGACACGCCTATTCGCTGATCCAGAATTCGATGGCGAACCCGACTCCATCTACACTCCCGGTCCCGATGACGACGTGGTTCCGCAAGACGAAGACGACATCGGCGATAATGCCGACACGGGCGACGACGATAGCGAAACCGACGGCCCCGATGATTCTGGCGATGGCGACGACACCGGCGACGACCCTCCGCTACCGGGCCGACAGCGTTACATCGTCGACGATCAAGACGTCGGCGACGGCATTACGCAAACTCGCTACCTCGACGCCAGCGGCCAGCTCCGCACCACCGAATACCGCGTCCATCTGCGAGACGAGATTAAGCGTTGCCTGTTGCACGAATACGCTACGCTGGAAGCCTTCATTTCGCGGTGGACTGGATCCGAACGCAAGCGAGTGGTCTTGTCCGAACTGTCCAACGTCGGCATCCAAATGGACTCGTTGTACGAAGCAGTGCCGGGATCGGCGGAGATGGACGTTCTCGACTTGTTGCTGCACATTGTTTGGGACCAGAAGCCATTGACCCGCCGCGAACGAGCCGATCGTGTTCGCAAACGCAACTACTTCGGCAAATACGGTGACGATGCCCGAGCGGTACTGGAAGCGTTACTTGATAAGTATGCCGAGAACGGTATCGTCGACATCGAGGACGCCAAAATCCTCGAACTGCCACCCTTTACTGGGTTTGGCACCAAGACAGAAATTCGCCGCCAGATCTTTGGAGGCAACGAAGAATATTCGGCCGCTCTCACGGATCTCGAAAAGGCTCTTTACGAAAGAGATGATTCGACAGCGGCGTAACGCGACTCCCATCCAACCATTCATCGAAACATTTAGGCAAACTAGAGAATGAGTCTCTCGTCAACGATCAAATCCATCCAAGACATCATGCGGAAAGATGATGGTGTGGACGGAGACGCCCAGCGGATCGGGCAACTCACGTGGATGTTGTTCCTGAAGATCTACGATCAACGGGAAGAAGAATGGGAAGACGACGCGGCCGACGCCGGCAAGAAATTCAAGAGCGTCATCCCCGAAGAATGTCGTTGGCGGAATTGGGCTAAAGAGAAAGACGGCGCGCCGGTGATCCCACCCAGCGACCTGATCGAACACGTCAATGCAGTCGTCTTTCCCAAACTGAAAGACCTTCCGATTCCACGGGGCGACGATGCCCGAGCCGCCAAGGCCAAAGTCGTCCGCGAAGTCTTCGCCGACGCCAATAACTACATGAAGTCCGGCACGTTGATGCTGGACGTCATCTTGAAACTCGATCAAGCAATCAATTTTCATAACCAAGGTAACCGCGACGAGCTGGGGCAGCTCTACGAACAAGTCCTCAGCGACTTGCGAGCGGCGGGCAACGCGGGCGAGTTCTACACGCCCCGAGCGGTCACCGAGTTCATGGTGCGGATTGTCAATCCGAGCCTGAAACAACGTGAAGTCGTCCTCGATCCCGCCTGCGGCACCGGCGGTTTCTTGACCGCGACGATCGAGAACTTTCGTCGGCAACTGACCAAACGATCCAGTGCCAAGGATCGCACCGCGATCGAGCAGTGCATTCGCGGCATCGAAAAGAAACAACTGCCGCACCTGCTGTGCGTCACCAACTTGTTGCTACACGGCATCGACGTCCCCAGTCAAGTCGAGCACACCAACACGCTGGCCCGAGGCTACAACGATTGGAACAAATCGGAACGCGTCGACTGCGTCATCACCAATCCACCCTTCGGCGGCATGGAAGAAGACGGCATCGCGGATAGCTTTCCGGCAGACATTCAAACCCGCGAAACCGCCGACATGTTCCTGTCGCTAATCGTCAAAAAACTGCTCAAACCCGGCGGCCGTGCTGCGATCGTTTTGCCCGATGGCACGCTGTTTGGCGACGGCGTCAAAGCGGTCATCAAACGCAAGCTTCTCGAAGACTGTAACCTGCACACGATTGTCCGGCTGCCCAACGGCGTGTTCAATCCCTACACCGGCATCAAAACCAACCTGCTGTTCTTCACCCAAGGCACACCGACCGAAACGATCTGGTTCTACGAGCACCGCTATCCCGAGGGCCAGAAAAGTTACTCCAAAACCAAGCCAATGCGATTGGAAGAACTCGACCCGATCGCCGAGTGGTGGGGCGACGAAAAAGACGGCTTCGCATCTCGCGTCGAAACCGAACAAGCCTGGAAAGTCGACTTCGCTGCATTGCGTGCTGACGCGGAAGCCAGAGCCCAACCGCACTGGGACAAAGCCGAGTCCCTTAAAAACGAAGCGTCGGCGATCTACGAAAACTTGAAAGCGTTAAAAGCGTCCGCCCGCAGCGAATCGGACAAGAAGAAAAAGAAGCAGATTGAAAAGGAAGCCGCCGAGGTCGAACAGCAACACGAGACGCTCACAAACCAGAGCAAGAACGAGCAATCCGCCGGCGACCAGATTTACTGGCCCATCTACAACTTGGATATCAAGAACCCGAATACGGTCGAAGACGGTCCCGGCGATCCTGACAAATTACTGAAGCAGCTCAAAGTGATCCGAGCCAAGACGGATGAAACGATTGATGAGTTAAAGCAGGAACTTGAAGCGGCGTTGGCTGGAGTAGCCGAATGAACGTCGCCGAGAAAACGAGTTCATACGCGACTCAAAATAGTGAACTAGCTCGTAAAGATTCCGTTGATGTTGCCGCCGCGAGCGAAACCGCTGGTGGACTTGAGCAAGTCCGCAATATGATTCTCGCTGTAGCAGTGCAAGGAAGATTGGAAAGGCAATCCGAAAAAGACGAATCTGCCGCTTTGCTTCTCAATCGAATAAGAGATGTACGTAAGAAGAAGCCGGCAAAAGTTGCAGGCACTGTACGCAAGCTGCGCCCTCTTCCCGAATCATGGGAATGGGCCGCGTTCTCCGACGTCGCGCAAATCGCATCAAATTTGGTTGACCCAAAGCAACACATGACCGCGTTTCATGTAGCTCCAAATCATATTGAGAAGGGATCTGGCCGTTTGCTGGATTGCCGGACAGTTGCGGAGGACAAAGTTAAGAGCAGCAAGCATCAATTCTTTGCTGGACAAATCCTGTATTCAAAGATCCGTCCAAACCTATCCAAAGCTGTCATCGTCGACTTTGATGGACTTTGCAGTGCCGATATGTATCCGATTAATCCGTACATTGACGCTCGTTACCTGCTCACGTTCATCTTATCGCCAATTTTTCTTCGGTTCGCGATCAAAACAGATACGCGGGTAGCGATGCCCAAAATCAACCAGACCGCATTGAACCAAATCCCTGTTGCGGTTCCCCCACTTGCCGAGCAGAAGCGGATTGTGTCGAAGGTGGATCGTTTAATGGGGATTTGTGATCGGCTGGAGTCGGAGCGTCGGGAGACGTTGTCGCTGACCGACCGGAGCCGCCGCAGCGTGCTTGCGAGTCTTACTAGCAGCCGCGATGCCAGCGAACTGGCATCGAGTTGGCGTCGCCTCTCGGACCACTTCGAGATCCTCCACAACCGCCCCGAAACCCTCGCCGACCTCCGCCAAACCACCCTCGCCCTCGCCGTCCAAGGCAAACTCGTCAAACAAGATCCCAATGATGAGCCGGCTTTTGAAGCGAAATTGGAAGACTTGCTGCGGGAAAAGTCACTCAACGGGTACTCAAAAAAGCCGGGTGAAGATGAAAATGGTGTGCCGATCCTTAGGATCAGCGCTGGAACCGCTCGTAATGATTTCTACGTGGAGGAGTCCGATCACAAATGGATCGAGCTCACCGATGTCGAGATTGATAAGTTTCGGCTAGAGCGAGACGATCTGCTAGCGTGCCGATTCAATGGAAATCTTCATTTTGTTGGACGTTTTTCGCTGTACCGGTCGTGCAGCGACACTACGCAGGTCTTTCCGGACAAGCTCATTCGCTTCCGTGTAGACCTGAGTCGCTTAAATCCACGTTTTGCAGTTTTCGCTTTGAACTCTGCAAGCTCTCGCAAAAAGATTGAATCATTTTGCGCGACTACCGCAGGAAACATCGGCATCAGTGCAACGAATCTAAAGACGATCGTGCTCCGAGTTCCTCCGCTCAAGGAGCAGGAAAAGATCGCCACTAAGGTGGACCGCCTATTGGCCCAATGCGACCGCGTCGCCGAACAGCTTCGTGATCGCCAAGCGACCACCGAACAACTTCTCACCGCGACGATTCATCAGATATTGAAGACGAGCGAGGATAGATCACAGTGACGGGAACAATCAATCGAGATGCGGAACTGAACACTCCAAGACTGAGGACTCGACTTCGTAGTCGACGAGTTTATTTATAAAGTGCTGAAGAGTGAGTCGACAGACTACCAGACCATCAACAGGTCTAACACACAATTAAGATCTTGCTAAACGGCTAACGATGATGATTGAAGAGCGATCTGAATATCCCGAGAAAATACGCATTTTCTTGAGCGCTTCAGCACAAGACAAAAGGGCTCAGCAACTTTACGAAGAGCTAGGACAAAATGGCTATTCCGTGTGGATGCCCAGTCGGGATCTACTTGCAGGAGACGAATGGCATCGCTCAAGCATAATGGCAATGCGAGACGCTGCCTTTATCTTGTTCTGTATATCCGATTCTTCTAACAGCTCCCGTTGGCAGGCGGAAGAAATCCTGCGAGGTTTCGAGCTTGCAGGTAATCGCTCGAATAGCATCCCGATGATTCCGGTATTGTTGGATCCATCGGAGGTCCCCAAGCGTCTTAGCCAGCTTAAAGCGGTTGACTTAACGAACACCGAAAGTTTCCGGCCAGTTCTTGAGGCGATAGATGGGCACCTGAAAAGAGAGGCAGACTTAGCCCTATCAAGCAAGTTCGACTCACTCTACGTCGAAAGCATACGAATCAAAAACATTCGATGTTTTGACAGTCTTGAAATTTCGTTCGTGGAAAATGGCCTGCCTGCAATGTGGAACATGTTGCTGGGTGATAATGCCGCAGGAAAGACAACCATCATTCGCTGCATCGCACTTGGACTCGCGGGTGAAAGCGAAGTTCCGTCTCTGCTTTCTAAAGTTCCAGGCGACTTTGTTCGGAGCGGTCAAAAGTCAGGAAGTATTGACCTAAAGCTCCGAAGTCGAAAAACGGGCGAACGATTCTCGGTCCAAACGAAAATCGAAGCTCGTAAATCGAACTCCCAAGAACAAGTAAGGAAATCGACAAAACCGAAAGACTTTCCCTGGTCTCAGGTTTTTGCTGCTGGATATGGCACACAACGAACTCGAGTAGCAGACCTGAGCCATCGTGGCTACTCTCGCATGCTGGCCGTCGGAACCCTTTTCGATCCGGATGCATCGTTGATGAATCCAGAGGTAGTGCTGCTTCGCCATCGAACGGATGTACGCCATCGAATGGAGCGAAAACTTCTCAGCATACTTCTACTTGATACTGACGATGACCAGCTCATGTTCGAGGAGGACGGTCTCGCGGTTAGCGGACCATGGGGAACCCTTCCACTGAACGTTTTGAGCGACGGTTACAGGTCGACAAGCCAATGGATTTTGGACTTTCTTGGACAAAGTGTTCTTGCCGGTCGGCTATCAGAACAGAACGAGCCAGGCGGGATTCTCATAATCGACGAGTTGGAACAACACCTGCATCCCAAGTGGCAACGCCTAATCGTGCAGAGGTTGCGTAAACAGTTTCCGGACACCCAGTTCTTTACAAGTACTCATACTCCGCTTGCCGCATCAGGAGTTACAGACGTTAATTCTGGGACCTTAACCCGTTTTGATCGCCATTTGGACAATGTATCAACGGCGGAGCGACTCGATCGTCATAGGTTCGACGGCGTTCGCGCCGATCAGTGGCTTGCCTCAGATGCGTTTGGTCTCGTAACGACTCGCACTCCGGGAGCCGCTGATGAGTTGCAGCGATACATCGAACTCGTAAAGCAAGATCAGGCATCGGATTCAGCCGAATTGAATGAACTCCGGAGGCGGATGAGTGACCGCAACACCTTTGGGGAGTCCGAGTACGAACGTGAGATTGTGAAGGCAGTCAGCGAGGTTTTGGATCAACGTCGATCTGAGAAACCCAAAGAGCCATTTAGTGAAGAGACGAAGTCGAAGTTACGTGAAATATTCGGGAAAGGGGGTAGGAAATGATTAAGATCACGTTTGAAGAACCAACAACCCGCATATGGAAACTTTGGAGAACTGCTTGCAAAAAGGCCACTGACGAGATTGTTGCCGCCGTAGCGAATGGGCATTCCCCTGAAGTAAAGGATGTGTATCGCCGCAAGTCAATTAAGAAAGGAGTGTTCTTCAGCAAGACTGGACCGTTCAGCGGGAAGTGTGCCTACTGCGAATGCTACATAACTGACTTTCAACACGGTGATGTAGAGCACTATCGTCCAAAGAAGGGAGTTACCGACGAGGATGACATTCCCATAAAGCGAGTTGCCGGTGACGGTTCACAAGTCGAGCATCCTGGCTACTATTGGCTCGCTTACGACTGGCAGAATCTGCTGCCTTCGTGCATCGCGTGCAACCAAGCCACGAAAGTTGATGACACGAAAATTGGAAAACACAATCGCTTTCCCGTTACAGGAACGCACGCGTTTGATCAATCGTCGATTGGTTCGGAGAAGCCACTTCTCCTAAATCCGCTTGTCGACGCCCCGGAAGATCACCTGGAGATTGATACGGCGACGGGCTTGATGGTCGAGAAGTCAGATCGCGGCAAGATGTCAATTCAGATTTTCGGACTGAACTTGCGAGATCGCTTACCCGAAACGCGATTAAAAGCAATTGGGCAAGTCAAGGTTGCCATCGACAAGATCCTGCACAATCCTTCTCTTCGAGACGAGGCCACGGCCGAGCTAAAGGCAATCGTAGATGGGGAAACAGAATATGCGTTTGCGGCCAGAGCGTATCTTGCTGAAATCAGTCCAAGTCTAGCTCCATACATCTCGTAGATTTGTATCTAGGCTTCGTCCGAACCGAATGACCTAACGTGTCACAATCCAACGAACAATTACGTGAAGGAAAACAGGTGAAGCAACTCGAGGCAGTCAAGATTTTGAATGCGATCGTTCATCTTGTCGATTCGGTCAAGGCGGATTTAACTCTCTCTACGCGTGAACTGACGATGGGCAAAGACTCTGATCTGGCTGAATACTTCCAGGATCACATCAGGAATTCACTGTGCGATCCGTCTACCAGAACAGCCACGTTCGCAAAAGATTCGAAATTTGCTCCGATTGCGAATACCGCGATTACTTCACCCGCGAAATTCGTTGAAACTTCCAAAGAGATCGCGAAGCATCTGTACAAATCAAGCGACAAACGGATTTCTAGTGGTGCCGTTGCGATTTGCCTCTATTCATCTCCACAAGAGCCAAAAGTCACTCGCTTCTTGGCGGTTCTGAAGCTAGATCCAGCAGACGGATTTCACCCTGTTGAGAAAAACGATGGAAAGGGAAATGTATGGGTCGAGTTTGAAAAGGTCGAGGATGTCGTTCCGTCTAGCAGAGAAAAGCTTCTGAAGTGTGCCTTTATTCGGCCTCGACCAAAGGAGGTTGCGATGGATTACGACATGGTCGTTCTGGACAGACAGTCGGCTGGCACAACAAACGAGCCGGCCAAGTTTTTTATGCAGAAATTCTTAGGGGCGGAACACTTTGGCGATTCGTCCGACATGACAAAGAAATTCTATAGCTCCGGCGTTAAGGCCGTCGAGATGCTTCGACCAGCAATTGGCAACCAGAAAGCTGAGGATATTCGCAA harbors:
- a CDS encoding TIR domain-containing protein, with protein sequence MIEERSEYPEKIRIFLSASAQDKRAQQLYEELGQNGYSVWMPSRDLLAGDEWHRSSIMAMRDAAFILFCISDSSNSSRWQAEEILRGFELAGNRSNSIPMIPVLLDPSEVPKRLSQLKAVDLTNTESFRPVLEAIDGHLKREADLALSSKFDSLYVESIRIKNIRCFDSLEISFVENGLPAMWNMLLGDNAAGKTTIIRCIALGLAGESEVPSLLSKVPGDFVRSGQKSGSIDLKLRSRKTGERFSVQTKIEARKSNSQEQVRKSTKPKDFPWSQVFAAGYGTQRTRVADLSHRGYSRMLAVGTLFDPDASLMNPEVVLLRHRTDVRHRMERKLLSILLLDTDDDQLMFEEDGLAVSGPWGTLPLNVLSDGYRSTSQWILDFLGQSVLAGRLSEQNEPGGILIIDELEQHLHPKWQRLIVQRLRKQFPDTQFFTSTHTPLAASGVTDVNSGTLTRFDRHLDNVSTAERLDRHRFDGVRADQWLASDAFGLVTTRTPGAADELQRYIELVKQDQASDSAELNELRRRMSDRNTFGESEYEREIVKAVSEVLDQRRSEKPKEPFSEETKSKLREIFGKGGRK
- a CDS encoding nucleoid-associated protein translates to MNAIVHLVDSVKADLTLSTRELTMGKDSDLAEYFQDHIRNSLCDPSTRTATFAKDSKFAPIANTAITSPAKFVETSKEIAKHLYKSSDKRISSGAVAICLYSSPQEPKVTRFLAVLKLDPADGFHPVEKNDGKGNVWVEFEKVEDVVPSSREKLLKCAFIRPRPKEVAMDYDMVVLDRQSAGTTNEPAKFFMQKFLGAEHFGDSSDMTKKFYSSGVKAVEMLRPAIGNQKAEDIRKLIDAALTGKSVDIGQWVGNLTVEQTHKDIIAKAFQAVIPDGSFDVDENIAKAMVKKRTFRAHGFQMTIDADEFDDIVKQRTEKDGYDEIILHIPDLKEVAR